In Aerococcaceae bacterium zg-252, the genomic window GGATTATTAAATGCGACAATTGGTGCACCTTTCGCTTGTTCTTTTTGCAAGTTTTTTTCTTTTTTTCTTCTATTAAATCCGAACATAATTACACCTTTCTACGTCGCATATTTTCTTTTGTTTCTTTTAAACGAGCGTTTTTGACATCACGGTTTGACATTGCATAAACCTCTCCCAATTTGGTTAGTCCAAGTTGTTGTAAAAAGGCCTCATCTTTAACCGTCGTATCCATCATTTCACGTAACAATACAACCAATGCACTTAATGCTAAACCGATGAAAGCACCAATTGCTACATAACGCGTTGCACTTGGCGACACACGATTAGGATTAAAAGTAGCCGGCAACAAAGTATAGAGAGTAGTTACATCATTTTGATAAATTTCATGAATTGTCTTATCAAATTCTTGAACAATTTGTGCAAGTACCTTTTGAGCTGTAGCTGGATCATCTAATACTACCTTAATTGTAAAAGCTTGTGAATTTGTTGACTGAGTAACACTAATTGCATTACGTAATGATTCAGGTGCGTACTCGCCACCTACTGCTTGACTCACTTCGCTCAACAATTGCTGACCCGTAATCACATCACGATACGTATTAATTAATTGAATATTCGATTGAATTTCATTATATTGAATAACTTGTTCCTGATTATTTCGCTGATTAACCAAAATTTGTGCTTCTGATTTATATTTTGGTGACACTAAAAAATTCATAAATGCGAGTGCAATAATAGCTCCCACCAAAGTTAATGAAAACATCATAAATAAATGCTTCTTAACTATTAAATATAAATCCTTTAAACTGATTTCTTCCTGCATAACTGCCTCCTACACTATATATACCAATTTCCTGACCATTATATAGCTCTTCTCCTAATAATGCAACAGTTTCTAATGCAATATTTACGGTAATATTTTCGACTATTTAAGCAAATTAAATTAAATTAAATTAAATTAAATTAAGGTTAGTTTTTGATTAGGGAATGATTATATTTTTTAGCGCCCTCTATAGTTATACGAACGATAGTACGTAACGATAAAATTCCAATGCGAAAATGAGCAGAAATGTTGATAAAAATATACATTTTTGCTCATTTTTTTTGTTATTTTATTTGTTATGATTTGAAATTCGGAATTTCATTATGATTACAATTCTTAATTCCCACTAGAAGTTGTGGGACCTTCTTAATGAGTAGCACCACCAATGAAACTCACATCTACTTGCCCAAATTTTTGGACTACAACTTCAATTGCAATAGTCAATGCCTTAACTATTGTGTCTAATTTCATTGACGCAACATTTGGTTTATTAACAACTTGGCTTGGCATATACGGCACATGGATAAAACCAACAGACGCATTTGCTGATAAATATTGTTCTGCATAATATCGTGCTTGGTACATAAGATGGTTACACACATAGGTCCCTGCTGTATTCGATACTTGAGCAGGTATCCCAGCTTCTTGTATTGCTGCCACAATCGCCTTTATCGGTAATGTTGAAAAATACGCTGGAGGTCCGTCTGACTGAATCGGTTCATCAATTGGCTGATTGCCCTCATTATCCTTAATGCTGGCATCATCTTGATTGATTGCCACTCGTTCTGGTGTTATCGCAGAGCGACCACCCGCTTGTCCAACACAAATAATAGCATCAGGTTGAATCTCTTTGATAGCAGTTTCGAGCATCTTGCCACTTTTGTGAAAAACAGTTGGTATTTCAAGTTTTATTATCTCAGCGCCTGCAATCGAATCCGGTAATAATTTGACTGCTTCAAGCGCAGGATTTACACTTTCATCTCCAAATGGTTCAAATCCTGTTACTAACAGTTTCAAGCATCCACTTCCTCACGGTCAATTAATCTTCTTGAACATACTCTAACATCACATCAGTTTGGTCAGGCTCGACATTACCTGCAAAATTAGGTGTTGCTAATGAAACTTTATTATCACGATTCACAAATAAGTAGAACATCATTCTTTCAACTCCACCGTCTGTCGGTGTAATTTCTAACATCGTATTCACTGAAACAGTACGAATTTCATTCGTTTCATGTGAAAAAACTCGAATTTCTTTTGTCGGAATAGTGTGAAGTTCTGCTTTACCTTCGAAGTGTCCACCATAATAATTATTCATAATAAGCGTTGAAATTCCTTTATAGTACTCGATCTCCTCAGGAATATTCATACCCTCTCGCTTAAAGAATCCTTGGTCATGTACTAAATCCATATCAACTGCGTATGGTGCATCAACCACTTCAGTTGTTGCTACTGGTTCATTTGTTTCAGAAGTAACTGGCATTTCCGTTGTTTCAGCTGGAACTGCTGGTGTTTCTGTTGTTTCTGCAGGAGCGACCGGTGCTACTGTTTCAGATGATTCTACTGGTGCAGCCTGAACAGGTAGTTCACCTACAACATATTCAAGATATACAGCCGTACTACCTGAGTAGTCTGGTGTCGCTAACGCTAATTGATTATCACGATTAACAAAGACAAAAATATCACCAGATAGGTCTCCAAGTCCAGAAACTGGCACATGTAAAATCGTATTAACATTCACTTGACGAGTTGTTCCGTCTGGATTTAGCACATCAATAGCACGTGTTGAAATATTCTCTGCTGTAAAATGTCCAACAGCCGTTCCACGTTCATAGCTAATTTTTCCTTCTGATAGAGAAACTACAATATCACTTGGATATCCACTACCAGACTTAGCCACAAATCCTACTCTATCACCATATTGACTTAAATCAACTGCATATGGGTGATTTTCACTTACATCGATACTCTTTTGAATTTGTTTAATAGTATCTGTATGTTTTGCAACTTCAGTTCTTGCATAATCCAATGCTAATTGTTTTAACACTTCAAAAGTAGAAGCAGGTAATTTAATCGTTGGATTATTTGCTAATACCTTTTTCACTACTTCGTTTCCGTCAACTGCATTACCACTTGACACTAAATTTGTTACTTCTGTTTTGATTTCAGCAATCAATTTATTGATTTGATTATCTGTAATATCCGTTGACTTTTTAGCATCTTCAACAATTTTAATTTCTTTTTCAGCCACTACAATTGCTTGTTTATCTACTTTGATCCCAGCTTGTTCTAAAAGAGCATACACACCAGTTAATGCTCCTTCACCAGTAACAGGCGTAACCGTTGCGATTTTAATTAACACATCTTTTGCACCTGATGTAATCGCAGCATTTTGATACGTTGTCGGTTTAACTAATAAAATATTTTGTGGTGTCACAACCTGAACTTGTACACCAGAACCAGCTGGTAAAGGTTGAATCAATGCACTTGAATACACAGCAGTATTAATATTTGAACCGTCATTTAAATAACGATTAATTGTCGGACCATCAACATAAATTGTTTTTGCCAACGCAACACTATTCGCTCCCAACAAAGCTTTTGTTTGATCTGCTTGTTGAACATTTAAAGACGCACCCAATGACAACATCGGTTGAACTTGTGTTTGTGCATAAACAGTAGAATGATTCACTACTGCCGTTAAAACAGGAGCTGCAACCAAACCACTCAAAGCACACACTAATAAAGCACTTTTCTTAAATTTCATAACTATCTCCTCCTATAATCTCTATGCTTTTATTATAACAGAATACCCACAATAAGTTGTGAAGAAATTGTAAAGAATTATGGAATAATCATTATTTCCCAAAAACAAAAAAAAGTTGGTAAACTAATACCAACTAAATTAATGCAGTAAGGCGGTAACCGGATTTGAACCGGTGATCGAGGTTTTGCAGACCCATGCCTTACCACTTGGCTATACCGCCATTTTCTATTCTACTGGGGTAGCTGGATTCGAACCAACGAGTGACGGAGTCAAAGTCCGTTGCCTTACCGCTTGGCTATACCCCACTCATTTTATAGGCGAACGAGGGGAATCGAACCCCCGAATGTCGGTGCCACAAACCGATGCGTTAACCACTTCGCCACGATCGCCATCTTTCTACAGGGACAGTAGGAATCGAACCCACACTAACGGTTTTGGAGACCGTTGTTCTACCGTTAAACTATGTCCCTATTCCTCTATCTTGCCCGCTCGCAATCTAAATTATGGAGGGAGGCAGATTCGAACTGCCGAACCCTAAGGAGCGGATTTACAGTCCGCCGCGTTTAGCCACTTCGCTATCCCTCCAATGGCTTGGGACGGAATCGAACCGCCGACACTTTGAGCTTCAATCAAATGCTCTACCAACTGAGCTACCAAGCCTTTCTACGGTCCCGACGGGATTTGAACCCGCGATCTCCTGCGTGACAGGCAGGCATGTTAACCCCTACACCACGGAACCATATATGGAGGTTAACGGGTTCGAACCGCTGACCCCCTGCTTGTAAGGCAGGTGCTCTCCCAGCTGAGCTAAACCTCCAATGTTATTCACTTTTCTATGATCCGTACGGGATTCGAACCCGTGTTACCGCCGTGAAAGGGCGGTGTCTTAACCACTTGACCAACGGACCTTCTTCTTATTCTTCTCTCCACTTACGGAGAGTAAGGGATTCGAACCCTTGAGACAATTGCTCGCCTACATGATTTCCAATCATGCTCCTTCGGCCTCTCGGACAACTCTCCTCAATTTTCTTCCCTTATATTAAAAACACTCCGCAAGTAGGGCTCGAACCTACGACATCATGATTAACAGTCATGCGCTCTGCCAGCTGAGCTATTGCGGAATGACACTAACGACTTCTCCTGCATGGCAACGTCCTACTCTCACAGGACCAAAAGTCCAACTACCATCGGCGCTAAGAAGCTTAACTGCTGTGTTCGGCATGGGTACAGGTGTGTCCTTCTTGCCATCGTCACCACACAGAGAATTCGTCTTGTCTCTTAAGTAATCTTGTCTCCAAGCTCACTCAAAACTGAATAACCTTCAAACTCCCAATCAATCTTGGTTAAGTCCTCGACCGATTAGTACTAGTCCGCTCCATGTCTCACAACACTTCCACTTCTAGCCTATCTACCTGTTCGTCTTTCAGGGGTCTTACTTCCTAAGAATGGGAAATCTCATCTTGAAGCTGGCTTCGCGCTTAGATGCTTTCAGCGCTTATCCTTCCCACACATAGCTACCCAGCGATGCTCCTGGCGGAACAACTGGTACACCAGCGGTGCGTCCATCCCGGTCCTCTCGTACTAAGGATAGCTCTTCTCAAATTTCCTACGCCCGCGACGGATAGGGACCGAACTGTCTCACGACGTTCTGAACCCAGCTCGCGTACCGCTTTAATGGGCGAACAGCCCAACCCTTGGGACCGACTTCAGCCCCAGGATGCGATGAGCCGACATCGAGGTGCCAAACCTCCCCGTCGATGTGAACTCTTGGGGAGATAAGCCTGTTATCCCCAGGGTAGCTTTTATCCGTTGAGCGATGGCCCTTCCATGCGGTACCACCGGATCACTAAGCCCGACTTTCGTCCCTGCTCGACCTGTCCGTCTCGCAGTCAAGCTCCCTTCTGCCTTTGCACTCTGCGAATGATTTCCAACCATTCTGAGGGAACCTTTGGGCGCCTCCGTTACTCTTTAGGAGGCGACCGCCCCAGTCAAACTGTCCACCTGACACTGTCTCCCGTGCTCCTCGCACGCGGGTTAGAGGGTCCATGTCACAAGGGTAGTATCCCACCAGCGCCTCCTCGTAAACTGGCGTTCACGATTCTTCAGCTCCTACCTATCCTGTACATGCCACACAAACACTCAATATCAAGTTACAGTAAAGCTCCATGGGGTCTTTCCGTCCTGTCGCGGGTAACCTGCATCTTCACAGGTACTATAATTTCACCGAGTCTCTCGTTGAGACAGTGCCCAGATCGTTACGCCTTTCGTGCGGGTCGGAACTTACCCGACAAGGAATTTCGCTACCTTAGGACCGTTATAGTTACGGCCGCCGTTTACTGGGGCTTCAATTCAAAGCTTCAGATTGCTCCTAACCTCTCCTCTTAACCTTCCAGCACCGGGCAGGCGTCAGCCCCTATACGTCATCTTTCGATTTTGCAGAGACCTGTGTTTTTGATAAACAGTCGCCTGGGCCTATTCACTGCGGCTGATGTTTCCATCAGCACCCCTTCTCCCGAAGTTACGGGGTCATTTTGCCGAGTTCCTTAACGAGAGTTCTCTCGATCACCTGAGTGTTCTCCACTCGACTACCTGTGTCGGTTTGCGGTACGGGTTGGTTGTATCTCACTAGAAGCTTTTCTCGACAGTTTGATTATCCACCTTCGCTACTTTATTTCGCTACGCGTCACAACTCACCCTTCCAGATAAAAGCATTTCACTCTTATCAAGACTCGTTGCTTGCACATCCTCTTCCATCCGGATGCGTGGAGTCGCCTCCTGTGTCCCTCCTTCGTTCAAACGATACTTACCAAGTACAGGAATCTCTACCTGTTGTCCATCGCATACGCCTATCGGCTTTTGCTTAGGTCCCGACTAACCCAGGGCGGACGAGCCTTCCCCTGGAAACCTTAGTCTTTCGGTGGACGGGATTCTCACCCGTCTTGCGCTACTCATACCGGCATTCTCACTTCTATTCGCTCCACCACTCCTTACGGTATGACTTCTCCGCTAATAGAACGCTCTCCTACCACTCTAGCTCTTCGCTAGAATCCACAGCTTCGGTGTATTGTTTAGCCCCGGTACATTTTCGGCGCGGAGTCACTCGACTAGTGAGCTATTACGCACTCTTTAAATGGTGGCTGCTTCTAAGCCAACATCCTAGCTGTCTGTGCAACTCCACATCCTTTTCCACTTAACAATTACTTTGGGACCTTAGCTGGTGGTCTGGGCTGTTTCCCTTTCGACTACGGATCTTATCACTCGCAGTCTGACTCCCAGAGATGAGTACATGGCATTCGGAGTTTATCTGAATTCGGTAAAGCTTGCGCCCCCCTAGTCCAAACAGTGCTCTACCTCCTTGACTCTCACTCTGAGGCTATACCTAAATATATTTCGGAGAGAACCAGCTATCTCCAAGTTCGATTGGAATTTCTCCGCTACCCACAAGTCATCCAAACACTTTTCAACGTGTCCTGGTTCGGTCCTCCAGTGCGTCTTACCGCACCTTCAACCTGCTCATGGGTAGGTCACTTGGTTTCGGGTCGACGTCATCGTACTTTCGCCCTATTAAGACTCGCTTTCGCTTCGGCTCCGCTTCTTCAGCTTAACCTCGCACGGTAACGTCACTCGCCGGTCCATTCTACAAAAGGTACGCCATCACCCCTTAACGGGCTCTGACTACTTGTAAGCACACGGTTTCAGGTACTCTTTCACTCCCCTCCCGGGGTCCTTTTCACCTTTCCCTCACGGTACTGGTTCACTATCGGTCACTAGGTAGTATTTAGCCTTGCCAGATGGTCCTGGCGGATTCCGACGGGATTCCTCGTGTCCCGCCGTACTCAGGATTCTGCTAGAGGTTCAATCAATTTCGAATACGAGGCTCTCACTCTCTTTGGCTGACCTTCCCATGTCATTCTTCTATCAATCTCACTCCCACGTTGCAGTCCTACAACCCCAATGTGCATGCACATTGGTTTGGGCTCTTCCCATTTCGCTCGCCGCTACTCCGGGAATCGATTTTTCTTTCTCTTCCTGCAGGTACTTAGATGTTTCAGTTCTCTGCGTCTACCTCGCTTTCGCGTACTACGTTTCTACTCGTAGTGGGTTCCCCCATTCGGATATCGCTGGATCATAGCTTACTTACAGCTCCCCAACGCATTTCGTCGTTCGTCACGTCCTTCTTCGGCTCCTAGTGCCAAGGCATCCACCGTGCGCCCTTTGTTACTTAACCACTTATTTTTGCGCTCGTTATCCTCTCAGATAACTTTCTTGTTAACTCTTTGTTAACTCGGTTTGATTTCTCGGTTTAATTTATATGCTTTGTATAAATTTGTTTGTTTTCGGTTATTCAGTTTTCAATGTGCTTGTTGAGTGAATGCTCACTCAAAACTAAACAAAGTCTCAAGAATGGTAGTTCCATTACTCCTTAGAAAGGAGGTGATCCAGCCGCACCTTCCGATACGGCTACCTTGTTACGACTTCACCCCAATCATCTATCCCACCTTCGACGGCTC contains:
- a CDS encoding DUF1002 domain-containing protein, with the protein product MKFKKSALLVCALSGLVAAPVLTAVVNHSTVYAQTQVQPMLSLGASLNVQQADQTKALLGANSVALAKTIYVDGPTINRYLNDGSNINTAVYSSALIQPLPAGSGVQVQVVTPQNILLVKPTTYQNAAITSGAKDVLIKIATVTPVTGEGALTGVYALLEQAGIKVDKQAIVVAEKEIKIVEDAKKSTDITDNQINKLIAEIKTEVTNLVSSGNAVDGNEVVKKVLANNPTIKLPASTFEVLKQLALDYARTEVAKHTDTIKQIQKSIDVSENHPYAVDLSQYGDRVGFVAKSGSGYPSDIVVSLSEGKISYERGTAVGHFTAENISTRAIDVLNPDGTTRQVNVNTILHVPVSGLGDLSGDIFVFVNRDNQLALATPDYSGSTAVYLEYVVGELPVQAAPVESSETVAPVAPAETTETPAVPAETTEMPVTSETNEPVATTEVVDAPYAVDMDLVHDQGFFKREGMNIPEEIEYYKGISTLIMNNYYGGHFEGKAELHTIPTKEIRVFSHETNEIRTVSVNTMLEITPTDGGVERMMFYLFVNRDNKVSLATPNFAGNVEPDQTDVMLEYVQED
- the pcp gene encoding pyroglutamyl-peptidase I, whose amino-acid sequence is MKLLVTGFEPFGDESVNPALEAVKLLPDSIAGAEIIKLEIPTVFHKSGKMLETAIKEIQPDAIICVGQAGGRSAITPERVAINQDDASIKDNEGNQPIDEPIQSDGPPAYFSTLPIKAIVAAIQEAGIPAQVSNTAGTYVCNHLMYQARYYAEQYLSANASVGFIHVPYMPSQVVNKPNVASMKLDTIVKALTIAIEVVVQKFGQVDVSFIGGATH